One region of Mesobacillus boroniphilus genomic DNA includes:
- a CDS encoding DUF3311 domain-containing protein: MSKTRFNTLYIVVALIPFLMLVFPIFEIANRATPIVFGLPFSFFWVILWIVITFVALVILYRFDPDQDEEEDV, encoded by the coding sequence TTGAGCAAAACGAGGTTTAACACGTTGTATATCGTGGTTGCACTAATTCCATTCTTGATGCTCGTGTTCCCGATTTTTGAAATCGCAAACCGGGCAACGCCAATTGTTTTCGGCTTACCTTTTTCTTTTTTCTGGGTGATCCTGTGGATTGTCATTACATTTGTTGCATTGGTTATTTTATATCGGTTTGATCCAGACCAGG